From Erigeron canadensis isolate Cc75 chromosome 8, C_canadensis_v1, whole genome shotgun sequence, one genomic window encodes:
- the LOC122610325 gene encoding uncharacterized protein LOC122610325, translated as MECVTSTSFSICINEEMHGLFKEKRGLWQGNPLSPYLFTLVMEVLSLMLHRGINEWGDASSAKVVWEGLEEFKSVSRLSPSILKSIAYFSKVLNHVKLAILRILPFEEGKLPIKSIATCSISFVYWSSVFILPTRVTTEIEQILRGFLWSQGVLKKGQAKVAWDVVCLPKQEGRLGIQWLDIWNSVLMTTHVCNLLILKESLRVKWIHAHRLRGKNFWDVQVKGNLSWSWRKLVQIRPTIKKRFWFVLGNGNSASVWYDNCADCCPILNHVTTRMIKSAGHSLESKVVDIVDNGIWKLPANWDQQVLATTAPVLDSNSRDSLK; from the exons ATGGAGTGTGTGACTTCTACGTCCTTTTCTATTTGTATCAATGAAGAGATGCATGGTTTATTTAAAGAGAAACGGGGTCTTTGGCAAGGCAATCCATTGTCtccttatttatttactttggTTATGGAAGTTTTATCTTTGATGTTACACCGTGGGATTAATGAGTG GGGTGATGCTTCTTCTGCTAAGGTGGTGTGGGAGGGTTTGGAAGAGTTCAAAAGCGTTTCTCGCTTATCTCCAAGTATTCTGAAAAGTATTGCTTATTTTTCTAAAGTTCTTAATCATGTAAAGCTAGCTATCCTGAGGATTTTACCATTTGAAGAAGGAAAATTACCGATCAA GTCGATTGCAACTTGTTCAATTAGTTTCGTTTATTGGTCTTCAGTGTTTATACTTCCTACGAGGGTGACTACTGAGATTGAACAAATTTTGCGCGGGTTTCTTTGGAGCCAAGGTGTTTTGAAAAAAGGGCAGGCTAAAGTAGCATGGGATGTCGTTTGCCTTCCAAAGCAAGAGGGTAGACTCGGTATACAATGGCTGGATATCTGGAATTCTGTTTTAATGACTACTCATGTGTGTAATTTACTGATTTTGAAAGAGTCATTGCGGGTTAAGTGGATACATGCGCATAGGCTTCGGGGGAAGAACTTTTGGGACGTTCAGGTGAAAGGAAACTTATCTTGGAGCTGGAGGAAACTTGTTCAGATTCGCCCCACAATCAAAAAGCGTTTTTGGTTTGTTCTTGGTAATGGTAATTCAGCTTCTGTATGGTATGATAACTGTGCAGATTGTTGTCCGATTTTAAATCATGTTACTACTAGAATGATTAAGAGTGCAGGTCATAGTTTGGAGTCAAAAGTGGTAGACATTGTTGATAATGGTATATGGAAGCTTCCTGCGAATTGGGATCAACAAGTTTTGGCGACTACCGCTCCTGTTCTGGATTCAAATTCGAGGGATTCTCTTAAATAG